The following coding sequences lie in one Pseudoxanthomonas sp. SE1 genomic window:
- the yegS gene encoding lipid kinase YegS has translation MTAPRWRLILNGKSAGDDDLRDAVGSMREEGIALDVRVTWEDGDAERYVAEAIADGVDTVIAAGGDGTLSEVATTLAHRDEAADALPSLGLVPLGTANDFAMAAGIPDEALPALRLVRDIAAVSIDLLRIDAEDGEHWCANLASGGFGTEVTVETDEGLKKMLGGLAYLVTGIAKLGRIEPVTARVHGPDFDWQGEFIAVGIGNGRQAGGGQALCPDALVDDGALDLTIVPELSGEVAATVGTLVKDGKHAALERVATRARLPWVELEAEQPITLNLDGEPVQSRRFRIECVPGRARMHLPADCPLRMQPDAQWPAGPRVG, from the coding sequence ATGACCGCACCTCGCTGGCGCCTGATCCTCAACGGAAAATCCGCCGGCGACGACGACCTGCGCGACGCCGTGGGTTCGATGCGCGAAGAAGGCATCGCACTCGACGTGCGGGTGACCTGGGAAGACGGCGATGCCGAGCGTTACGTCGCCGAGGCCATCGCCGACGGCGTGGATACCGTCATCGCCGCCGGTGGCGATGGCACGCTGAGCGAAGTGGCGACCACGCTCGCGCATCGCGACGAGGCCGCCGATGCGTTGCCGTCGCTCGGGCTGGTGCCGCTGGGCACTGCGAACGATTTCGCCATGGCGGCCGGCATTCCGGATGAAGCACTGCCCGCACTGCGGTTGGTCCGGGACATCGCGGCTGTATCGATCGACCTGCTGCGCATCGATGCCGAAGACGGCGAGCACTGGTGCGCCAATCTCGCCAGTGGCGGCTTCGGTACCGAGGTCACCGTGGAGACCGACGAAGGCCTCAAGAAAATGCTCGGCGGCCTGGCCTATCTGGTCACCGGGATCGCCAAGCTGGGCCGCATCGAGCCGGTGACCGCGCGCGTGCACGGCCCGGACTTCGACTGGCAGGGTGAGTTCATCGCCGTAGGCATCGGCAACGGACGCCAGGCGGGAGGCGGGCAGGCACTGTGTCCGGATGCGCTGGTCGATGATGGCGCGCTGGACCTGACCATCGTGCCGGAGTTGTCCGGCGAGGTGGCCGCCACCGTGGGAACACTGGTGAAGGACGGCAAGCATGCCGCGCTGGAGCGCGTGGCCACCCGTGCCCGATTGCCATGGGTCGAACTGGAGGCCGAGCAGCCGATCACCCTCAACCTGGATGGCGAGCCCGTCCAGTCCCGGCGCTTCCGCATCGAATGCGTCCCCGGCCGCGCCCGCATGCACCTGCCGGCGGACTGTCCGTTGCGCATGCAACCGGATGCCCAGTGGCCGGCGGGTCCGCGCGTCGGGTAA
- a CDS encoding Na+/H+ antiporter subunit G, with product MSWVFAILLVLLLAIGSFFILVGSFSLVKLSDFFKRLHGPTKASTLGVGCVLIASVGYHALGGTDPQPRELLITAFLFITAPISAHLMAKAALSLHMAERPPMPGGEPPQPVDAVDDAAGRDA from the coding sequence ATGAGCTGGGTCTTCGCCATCCTGCTGGTGCTGCTGCTGGCCATCGGCAGTTTTTTCATCCTCGTCGGCTCCTTCAGCCTGGTGAAGCTGTCGGACTTCTTCAAGCGCCTGCATGGACCGACCAAGGCCAGCACGCTGGGTGTCGGCTGCGTGCTGATCGCCTCGGTCGGGTACCACGCCCTGGGTGGCACCGATCCGCAGCCGCGCGAACTGCTGATCACCGCGTTCCTGTTCATCACCGCGCCGATCAGCGCACACCTGATGGCGAAGGCGGCGCTGTCGCTGCACATGGCCGAGCGTCCGCCGATGCCGGGCGGCGAGCCTCCGCAGCCTGTCGATGCCGTCGACGATGCCGCCGGCCGGGACGCCTGA
- a CDS encoding Na+/H+ antiporter subunit E, translated as MVATWRKRWLPSLPLSVTVFCFWLLMNDEISAGQVVMALVLALLIPPFAARLDREFARIGRLRSVPRMLGVLLRDIVQANITVALQVLGPERKIHPGFIWVPLDIDNIHGIAALTSIITLTPGTVSSALSEDRRHLLVHVLNLDDADEVVRQIKTRYEAPLMEIFP; from the coding sequence ATGGTCGCGACATGGCGCAAGCGCTGGTTGCCGTCGTTGCCGCTGAGCGTGACGGTATTCTGCTTCTGGCTGCTGATGAACGACGAGATCAGCGCGGGCCAGGTGGTGATGGCATTGGTGCTGGCGCTCCTGATCCCGCCGTTCGCGGCACGGCTGGACCGCGAGTTCGCGCGCATCGGCCGGCTGCGCAGCGTGCCGCGCATGCTCGGGGTGCTGCTGCGGGATATCGTGCAGGCCAACATCACCGTGGCATTGCAGGTGCTGGGCCCGGAGCGGAAGATCCATCCCGGCTTCATCTGGGTGCCGCTGGATATCGACAACATCCACGGCATCGCGGCGTTGACCAGCATCATCACGCTGACGCCGGGTACGGTGTCGTCTGCGCTGTCGGAGGATCGCCGCCACCTGCTGGTGCACGTGCTGAACCTGGACGATGCCGACGAAGTGGTCCGGCAGATCAAGACGCGCTACGAGGCGCCGCTGATGGAGATATTCCCATGA
- a CDS encoding phosphoribosylaminoimidazolesuccinocarboxamide synthase, with translation MPTTLLQSDLPGLTLRHRGKVRDVFDLPRDRLPADAPDGDCLLMVATDRLSAFDVVLPDPIPGKGEMLCQISNFWFAKTAHLMPNHLTGIDVASVLPAGVDASLYARRAVVTKKLKPVPVEAIARGYLIGSGWKDYQRTGKVSGIELPDGLRQAEKLAEPIFTPSTKAAVGDHDENIDFDAMVKTVGAELAERVRDATLRIYRFAADFAAERGILLADTKFEFGTDEDGRLYIMDEMLTPDSSRYWPADQYEVGTSPPSYDKQFVRDYLETLDWNKTAPGPSLPAEVIERTRAKYAEALQKLAGIVVE, from the coding sequence GTGCCCACGACGTTGCTTCAATCCGATCTGCCCGGCCTCACCCTGCGCCACCGCGGCAAGGTCCGCGACGTGTTCGACCTGCCCCGCGACCGCCTGCCCGCCGATGCGCCCGACGGCGATTGCCTCCTGATGGTGGCCACCGACCGCCTGTCCGCGTTCGACGTGGTGCTGCCCGACCCCATTCCCGGCAAGGGCGAGATGCTCTGCCAGATCTCCAACTTCTGGTTCGCCAAGACCGCGCACCTGATGCCGAACCACCTGACCGGCATCGATGTCGCCAGCGTGCTGCCGGCCGGCGTGGACGCCTCGCTGTACGCCAGGCGCGCGGTGGTGACGAAGAAGCTCAAGCCGGTGCCGGTGGAAGCCATCGCACGCGGCTACCTGATCGGCAGCGGCTGGAAGGATTACCAGCGCACCGGCAAGGTCAGCGGCATCGAACTGCCCGACGGCCTGCGCCAGGCCGAGAAGCTGGCCGAACCCATCTTCACCCCGTCGACGAAAGCCGCCGTCGGCGACCACGACGAGAACATCGATTTCGACGCGATGGTGAAGACCGTGGGCGCCGAACTGGCCGAGCGCGTGCGCGACGCCACCCTGCGCATCTACCGCTTCGCTGCCGATTTCGCCGCCGAGCGCGGCATCCTGCTGGCCGACACCAAGTTCGAGTTCGGCACGGACGAGGACGGCCGCCTGTACATCATGGACGAGATGCTGACGCCGGATTCCTCGCGCTACTGGCCTGCGGACCAGTACGAAGTCGGCACCAGCCCGCCCAGCTACGACAAGCAGTTCGTGCGCGATTATCTGGAAACGCTGGACTGGAACAAGACAGCCCCCGGACCATCGCTGCCGGCCGAGGTCATCGAGCGCACGCGCGCCAAGTACGCCGAAGCGCTGCAGAAGCTGGCCGGCATCGTGGTCGAGTAG
- a CDS encoding Mpo1-like protein yields MNATAQRPVDRWFASYSGDHQNDTNQLIHVFAVPMILWTVVALLWCIPVFGTWIKSGAWAALAMFGAWMYYYKLSRPLGFGMLAIFIAMAWLTRWLESLLGLQNLFFLALGVFVVAWIAQFVGHKIEGKKPSFLTDLTYLLIGPVWVLSKFYRKMGWKY; encoded by the coding sequence ATGAACGCAACCGCGCAACGCCCGGTGGACCGCTGGTTCGCCAGCTATTCCGGCGACCACCAGAACGACACCAACCAGCTGATCCACGTCTTCGCCGTGCCCATGATCCTGTGGACCGTGGTCGCGCTGCTGTGGTGCATCCCGGTGTTCGGCACCTGGATCAAGTCCGGCGCGTGGGCCGCGTTGGCGATGTTCGGTGCGTGGATGTACTACTACAAGCTCTCGCGCCCGCTGGGCTTCGGCATGCTGGCGATCTTCATCGCCATGGCCTGGCTGACGCGCTGGCTGGAAAGCCTGCTGGGGCTGCAGAATCTGTTCTTCCTCGCGCTCGGCGTGTTCGTGGTCGCGTGGATCGCGCAGTTCGTCGGCCACAAGATCGAAGGCAAGAAGCCCAGCTTCCTGACCGACCTCACCTACCTGCTGATCGGGCCGGTGTGGGTGCTCAGCAAGTTCTACCGGAAGATGGGCTGGAAGTACTGA
- a CDS encoding multidrug efflux SMR transporter — MNAGFLYLSIAIAAEVIATSALKASEGFTRPGPSLLVAAGYGIAFYFLSLTLKTVPVGVAYAIWSGAGIVLIALIGWVVLKQPLDLPAMLGMGLIVAGVAVIQLFSKAAAH; from the coding sequence ATGAATGCAGGCTTCCTGTACCTGAGCATCGCCATCGCCGCCGAGGTCATCGCCACCAGCGCACTGAAAGCCTCCGAAGGCTTCACCCGACCGGGTCCTTCGCTGCTGGTCGCCGCGGGTTACGGCATCGCGTTCTACTTCCTGTCGCTCACGCTGAAGACGGTGCCGGTCGGCGTGGCCTACGCGATCTGGTCCGGCGCCGGCATCGTGCTGATCGCCCTGATCGGATGGGTGGTACTGAAGCAGCCGCTGGACCTGCCCGCCATGCTGGGCATGGGCCTGATCGTGGCCGGCGTGGCGGTGATCCAGCTGTTTTCGAAGGCCGCCGCGCACTGA
- a CDS encoding Na+/H+ antiporter subunit C: MELAMASAIGILTAAGVYLLLRARSFDIILGLTLLSYATNLLIFAGGRLVPGKPAVLRDGVTPTLANYTDPLPQALVLTAIVIAFAMTAVTVVLAIRSRGDNDSDHVDGRKAEHEFLASEQRRHEEARVAAKADEAEPRA; encoded by the coding sequence ATGGAGCTGGCCATGGCGAGCGCGATCGGCATCCTCACCGCCGCGGGCGTGTACCTGCTGCTGAGGGCGCGCAGTTTCGACATCATCCTCGGGCTGACGCTGCTGTCGTACGCGACCAACCTGCTGATCTTCGCCGGCGGGCGGCTGGTGCCCGGCAAGCCGGCGGTGTTGCGCGACGGCGTGACGCCGACGCTGGCGAACTACACCGATCCGCTGCCGCAGGCGCTGGTGTTGACGGCCATCGTGATCGCCTTCGCGATGACGGCGGTGACCGTGGTGCTGGCCATCCGCAGCCGCGGCGACAACGACAGCGACCATGTGGATGGCCGCAAGGCCGAACACGAATTCCTCGCCAGCGAACAGCGCCGGCATGAAGAAGCCCGCGTCGCCGCCAAGGCCGACGAGGCGGAGCCGCGCGCATGA
- a CDS encoding DnaJ domain-containing protein: MKRWYGKLLGFVAGWLLMRHPLGGLVGLIIGHAFDEDWFKLSRDNPYRVLGLTSDADDAEIDQAYRRLISQYHPDKMAGAAEELRRQAEHKAGEINAAYDRIKTLRKRK; the protein is encoded by the coding sequence ATGAAGCGCTGGTACGGGAAACTGCTGGGATTCGTGGCGGGTTGGCTGCTGATGCGCCATCCCCTGGGCGGCCTGGTGGGCCTGATCATCGGCCACGCCTTCGACGAGGACTGGTTCAAGCTCAGCCGCGACAACCCATACCGCGTACTCGGCCTGACCAGCGACGCGGACGATGCCGAGATCGACCAGGCCTACCGCCGGCTCATCTCCCAATACCACCCCGACAAGATGGCCGGCGCCGCGGAAGAGCTGCGTCGCCAGGCCGAACACAAAGCCGGCGAGATCAACGCCGCCTACGACCGCATCAAGACCCTGCGCAAGCGCAAGTGA
- a CDS encoding K+/H+ antiporter subunit F: protein MMPQTLVVYAVIASMHVVGVAMLLALYRLVRGPSVPDRILALDTLYVCAIAQLMLFGMYLGTAVYFEAALIIAMLGFVGTVVLSKYVLRRDVVE from the coding sequence ATGATGCCGCAGACCCTGGTGGTATACGCCGTGATCGCCTCGATGCATGTCGTCGGTGTCGCCATGCTGCTGGCGCTGTATCGGCTGGTCCGTGGACCGAGCGTGCCGGACCGCATCCTCGCACTCGATACCTTGTACGTCTGCGCGATCGCGCAGCTCATGCTGTTCGGCATGTACCTAGGCACGGCGGTCTATTTCGAGGCCGCGCTGATCATCGCCATGCTGGGCTTTGTGGGTACGGTGGTGTTGAGCAAGTACGTGCTGCGCCGGGATGTCGTCGAATGA
- a CDS encoding monovalent cation/H+ antiporter subunit A produces MIPFLEILLALPFVLALVVALARGLPRGATAWLAGLAPLLGLVLLAWMTPSVLQGWNVRADYAWIPQIGMSFTLRLDGLAWMFAGLVLAIGSLVVMYAHYYLSAKDSAPRFFACLLLFMGSMLGVVLAGNLLLLVVFWELTSISSFLLIGFWSHRQDAREGARMALAITGAGGLALLGGVLLIGRIVGSYDLDVVLVSGDLIRGSALYPWALALVLAGVFTKSAQFPLHFWLPHAMAAPTPVSAYLHSATMVKAGVFLLARLHPALAGTDLFFYVVTSVGALTLLIGAWCAIFQHDLKGLLAYSTISHLGLITLLFGISTPMAVVAGVFHILNHATFKASLFMAAGIIDHETGTRDMRRLGNLRRYLPWTSALAIIASLAMAGIPLLNGFLSKEMFFAEALDIGGHRAMRDIITVAALLYGVFGVAYSLRFVYETFFGEGPRALDVTPHEPPRWMKIPVEVLVVLCVAVGMVPAWTIAPVLHAGAGAILGDAMPEYSLAVWHGINKPLLMSLAGIAGGIALYFGLRRLFDLHAIVRRSLGRSVFRWNMEALYGLAGRFTDRIANGSLQRSLLFLLLAALAAGAAPFVGGDAAPLQWRGSQPMPLLGWLLWLVLVGCAVWTIRLYRQRLLAVIVLGGAGLMVSLAFVFLSAPDLALTQLMVEMVSLVLLLLGLHYLPPRSPPEREPRRRVRDIAVALAAGLGTGTLAYLVMTRPGDTISGELLARSLPEAYGSNVVNVILVDFRGFDTFGEITVFGIAALIVHALLRRARMAPEKIMSGPPIALPVPADLAQIMFPLTLTVSVFLFLRGHNAPGGGFIAGLVLAVPLLVQYVIQGAASVESRFGFDYVRCIGVGLLVAGVSGVASMGFGLPFLTSGHLDLDLPVIGKVPLASAIGFDTGVYLVVFGGAMLILSMMGTIKPSRTRVSHLGVMEPGERSTRTGELR; encoded by the coding sequence ATGATCCCTTTCCTCGAAATCCTGCTGGCGCTGCCCTTCGTGCTGGCGCTGGTGGTGGCGCTGGCGCGCGGCCTTCCGCGCGGCGCGACGGCATGGCTGGCCGGGCTGGCGCCGCTGCTGGGCCTGGTGCTGCTGGCGTGGATGACGCCGAGCGTCCTGCAGGGCTGGAACGTGCGTGCCGACTACGCGTGGATTCCACAGATCGGCATGTCCTTCACGCTGCGTCTGGATGGTCTGGCGTGGATGTTCGCGGGCTTGGTGCTGGCGATCGGTTCGCTGGTGGTGATGTACGCGCACTACTACCTCAGCGCGAAGGACAGCGCGCCACGCTTCTTCGCATGCCTGCTGCTGTTCATGGGATCGATGCTGGGCGTGGTGCTGGCGGGCAACCTGTTGCTGCTGGTGGTGTTCTGGGAACTGACCAGCATCAGTTCGTTCCTGCTGATCGGGTTCTGGTCGCATCGCCAGGATGCGCGGGAAGGCGCGCGCATGGCGCTGGCGATCACCGGTGCCGGTGGACTCGCGCTGCTCGGCGGCGTGCTGCTGATCGGGCGCATCGTCGGCAGCTACGACCTTGATGTGGTGCTCGTCTCGGGCGACCTGATCCGCGGCAGTGCACTGTATCCATGGGCGCTGGCGCTGGTGCTGGCGGGGGTGTTCACCAAGAGCGCGCAGTTCCCCCTGCATTTCTGGTTGCCGCACGCGATGGCGGCACCGACGCCGGTGTCGGCCTACCTGCATTCGGCGACGATGGTGAAGGCCGGCGTGTTCCTGCTGGCGCGCCTGCATCCTGCGCTTGCGGGCACCGACCTGTTCTTCTACGTGGTGACCAGCGTCGGTGCGCTGACGCTGCTGATCGGCGCGTGGTGCGCCATCTTCCAGCACGATCTGAAGGGCCTGCTGGCGTACTCCACCATCTCGCACCTCGGCCTGATCACGCTGCTGTTCGGCATCTCCACGCCGATGGCGGTGGTGGCCGGCGTGTTCCACATCCTCAACCACGCCACGTTCAAGGCCTCGCTGTTCATGGCGGCGGGCATCATCGACCACGAGACCGGCACGCGCGATATGCGGCGGCTGGGCAACCTGAGGCGCTACCTGCCATGGACCAGCGCATTGGCGATCATCGCCTCGCTGGCCATGGCGGGCATTCCGCTGCTCAATGGCTTCCTGTCGAAGGAAATGTTCTTCGCCGAAGCGCTGGACATCGGCGGCCATCGCGCGATGCGCGACATCATCACCGTGGCGGCGCTGCTGTATGGCGTATTCGGTGTGGCCTACAGCCTGCGCTTCGTCTACGAAACGTTCTTCGGGGAGGGTCCGCGCGCGCTGGATGTCACCCCGCACGAGCCGCCGCGCTGGATGAAGATCCCGGTGGAAGTGCTGGTGGTGCTGTGCGTGGCAGTGGGCATGGTCCCGGCGTGGACCATCGCACCCGTGCTGCACGCCGGCGCCGGCGCGATCCTCGGCGACGCGATGCCCGAGTACAGCCTGGCGGTCTGGCACGGCATCAACAAGCCGCTGCTGATGAGCCTTGCCGGCATCGCGGGCGGCATCGCCCTGTACTTCGGGTTGCGCCGCCTGTTCGACCTGCATGCCATCGTGCGGCGGTCACTGGGACGCAGTGTGTTCCGCTGGAACATGGAAGCCCTCTACGGACTGGCCGGCCGTTTCACCGACCGGATCGCCAACGGCAGCCTGCAGCGCAGCCTGTTGTTCCTGCTGCTGGCCGCCCTCGCGGCGGGCGCGGCGCCGTTCGTGGGTGGCGACGCGGCACCGCTGCAGTGGCGCGGTTCACAGCCCATGCCGCTGCTGGGCTGGCTGTTGTGGCTGGTGCTGGTGGGCTGCGCAGTGTGGACGATCCGGCTGTACCGGCAACGGCTGCTGGCGGTCATCGTGCTGGGCGGCGCGGGGCTGATGGTCAGCCTGGCGTTCGTGTTCCTGTCCGCGCCCGATCTGGCGCTGACCCAGCTGATGGTGGAGATGGTCAGCCTGGTCCTGCTGTTGCTGGGCCTGCACTACCTGCCGCCGCGCTCGCCGCCCGAGCGCGAGCCGCGCCGCCGCGTGCGCGACATTGCCGTGGCACTGGCGGCGGGCCTTGGCACCGGTACGCTGGCCTATCTCGTGATGACCCGGCCGGGCGACACGATCAGCGGCGAACTGCTGGCGCGTTCGTTGCCGGAGGCCTATGGCAGCAACGTGGTGAACGTGATCCTGGTGGACTTCCGTGGCTTCGATACCTTCGGCGAGATCACGGTGTTCGGCATCGCGGCGTTGATCGTGCATGCGCTGCTGCGCCGCGCGCGGATGGCGCCGGAGAAGATCATGTCGGGACCTCCGATCGCGTTGCCGGTGCCGGCCGACCTGGCGCAGATCATGTTCCCGCTGACGTTGACGGTGTCCGTCTTCCTGTTCCTGCGCGGACACAACGCGCCGGGTGGCGGTTTCATCGCCGGCCTGGTGCTGGCGGTGCCGCTGCTGGTGCAGTACGTCATCCAGGGCGCGGCTTCGGTGGAATCGCGCTTCGGCTTCGACTATGTCCGTTGCATCGGCGTGGGCCTGCTCGTCGCCGGCGTCAGCGGCGTGGCGTCGATGGGCTTCGGCCTGCCGTTCCTGACCAGTGGCCACCTGGACCTCGACCTGCCGGTCATCGGCAAGGTGCCGCTGGCCAGCGCGATCGGATTCGATACGGGCGTCTATCTGGTGGTGTTCGGCGGCGCGATGCTCATCCTGTCGATGATGGGCACCATCAAGCCGTCGCGCACGCGCGTGTCGCACCTGGGCGTGATGGAACCGGGTGAGCGCTCCACCCGCACGGGGGAACTGCGCTGA
- a CDS encoding monovalent cation/H+ antiporter subunit D, whose amino-acid sequence MNHLPVLPILIPLFAASIVLFFEHRRFGMVPQRIVAWTSIAAMLAVACMLVAPAASGEVSVYLLGDWPARLGIVLMVDRLSALMLLVGLLLAAACLLHACAGWDRRAPHFHAFFQFQLMGLNGAFLTGDIFNLFVFFEVLLISSYGLMLSGGRGERMRAGLHYVSFNIAASTLFLIALGLLYGLLGSLNMAEISVRVAQLPPGDLALVRAAAGLLFVVFCAKAALLPMYFWLPDTYMHAPAAVAGLFAIMTKVGLYAVLRLGTLSFGAAGPLDGFAWPALLALGAATLVLASLGVLAAQRLRALAAYLVLGSAATLFVAFSLHSAGTVGAGLYYLVHSSFAGAALFLLADLIRRRRGRASDRKDVIAALPDKTVPGLLFLVAAVSLAGLPPLSGFIGKLLLLEAVPPGPHTFWIWTLVLGTSFMMLVGLARAGTRLFWRVEPWPDAGQHTLEAYTPAHEAVHAPSRPLETAAIVLLLAYGLVLVLAAAPVLDYTRATATQLQAPADYVDHMRAATPTLREP is encoded by the coding sequence ATGAACCACCTGCCGGTACTGCCGATCCTGATCCCGCTGTTCGCCGCTTCGATCGTGTTGTTCTTCGAACACCGCCGGTTCGGCATGGTGCCGCAGCGCATCGTCGCGTGGACCTCGATCGCGGCGATGCTGGCCGTGGCCTGCATGCTGGTCGCCCCGGCGGCGTCCGGCGAGGTCTCGGTCTATCTGCTCGGCGACTGGCCCGCACGCCTGGGCATCGTGCTGATGGTGGATCGCCTGTCGGCGCTGATGCTGCTGGTCGGCCTGCTGCTCGCGGCCGCCTGCCTGCTGCACGCGTGCGCCGGCTGGGACCGGCGCGCGCCGCATTTCCATGCGTTCTTCCAGTTCCAGCTGATGGGTTTGAACGGGGCCTTCCTGACCGGCGACATCTTCAACCTGTTCGTGTTCTTCGAGGTGCTGCTGATCTCGTCCTACGGCCTGATGCTCAGCGGCGGGCGTGGCGAGCGCATGCGTGCGGGCCTGCATTACGTCAGCTTCAACATCGCGGCATCGACGCTGTTCCTGATCGCGCTCGGCCTGCTGTACGGCCTGCTCGGTTCGTTGAACATGGCCGAGATATCGGTGCGCGTGGCGCAGCTGCCGCCAGGCGACCTGGCGCTGGTGCGGGCGGCGGCAGGCCTGTTGTTCGTGGTGTTCTGCGCGAAAGCCGCGCTGCTGCCGATGTACTTCTGGCTGCCCGATACCTACATGCATGCGCCTGCTGCGGTCGCCGGCCTGTTCGCCATCATGACCAAAGTGGGGCTTTACGCGGTGCTGCGGCTGGGCACGCTGAGCTTCGGTGCGGCGGGGCCGCTGGATGGGTTCGCATGGCCGGCGCTGCTGGCGCTGGGGGCGGCCACGCTGGTGTTGGCTTCGCTGGGCGTGCTGGCCGCGCAGCGTCTTCGCGCGCTGGCGGCGTACCTGGTGCTCGGTTCGGCGGCGACCCTGTTCGTCGCATTCTCGCTGCATTCCGCAGGCACGGTCGGCGCGGGGCTGTACTACCTGGTGCACAGCAGTTTCGCCGGTGCGGCGCTGTTCCTGCTCGCCGACCTGATCCGCCGTCGTCGCGGCCGCGCCAGCGACCGCAAGGACGTGATCGCCGCGCTGCCGGACAAGACCGTGCCGGGTCTGCTTTTCCTGGTGGCGGCGGTCTCGCTGGCAGGCCTGCCGCCGCTGTCGGGCTTCATCGGCAAGCTGCTGCTGCTGGAAGCCGTACCGCCGGGGCCGCATACGTTCTGGATCTGGACGCTGGTGCTGGGCACCAGCTTCATGATGCTGGTCGGGCTGGCACGTGCGGGCACGCGGTTGTTCTGGCGTGTCGAGCCCTGGCCCGATGCCGGGCAGCACACGCTGGAGGCCTACACGCCCGCACACGAGGCGGTGCACGCGCCATCGCGTCCACTGGAAACGGCGGCCATCGTGCTGTTGCTGGCCTATGGCCTGGTGCTGGTGCTGGCTGCCGCGCCGGTGCTGGACTACACGCGCGCCACCGCGACGCAACTGCAGGCGCCGGCCGATTACGTCGACCACATGCGCGCCGCCACGCCAACCCTGAGGGAGCCCTGA
- the rpe gene encoding ribulose-phosphate 3-epimerase has product MSNCIIAPSILSADFARLGEEVDNVLKAGADWVHFDVMDNHYVPNLTIGPLVCSALRKHGVTAPIDVHLMVEPVDRIVPDFAEAGASIISFHPEASKHVHRTIQLIKSLGCKAGLVLNPGTSVDVLDWVLPELDLVLLMSVNPGFGGQAFIPSALDKLRAVRAMIDKTGKDIRLEIDGGVKADNIGQIAAAGADAFVAGSAIFNAPDYKDVIDRMRAAVADARA; this is encoded by the coding sequence ATGTCGAACTGCATCATCGCCCCGTCCATCCTGTCCGCCGACTTCGCCCGCCTGGGCGAGGAAGTCGACAACGTGCTGAAGGCCGGCGCCGACTGGGTGCACTTCGACGTGATGGACAACCATTACGTGCCCAACCTGACCATCGGCCCGCTGGTGTGCAGCGCGCTGCGCAAGCATGGCGTCACCGCACCGATCGACGTGCATCTGATGGTGGAGCCGGTGGACAGGATCGTGCCGGACTTCGCCGAGGCAGGCGCCAGCATCATCAGCTTCCACCCGGAAGCCTCGAAGCACGTGCACCGTACGATCCAGCTGATCAAGTCCCTGGGCTGCAAGGCCGGCCTGGTGCTCAATCCGGGTACGTCGGTGGACGTGCTGGACTGGGTGCTGCCGGAACTCGACCTGGTGCTGCTGATGTCGGTGAACCCGGGCTTCGGCGGGCAGGCCTTCATCCCGTCGGCGCTGGACAAGCTGCGCGCCGTGCGCGCGATGATCGACAAGACCGGCAAGGACATCCGCCTGGAGATCGACGGCGGCGTGAAGGCGGACAACATCGGCCAGATCGCGGCGGCGGGCGCGGATGCCTTCGTTGCCGGCTCGGCGATCTTCAATGCGCCTGACTACAAGGATGTGATCGATCGCATGCGCGCCGCGGTGGCCGACGCGCGCGCCTGA
- a CDS encoding NAD-dependent epimerase/dehydratase family protein, which yields MRTALVFGASGQIGEALLARLEGAAWQVFAVSRTPRAASSSIRWLTGEFAAVAGLPAAVDVIFSTGPLDGFAQWYARGLVAAPRVIAFGSTSLDTKQASGDAYERDIVARLQAAERLVFDTAGANGAAATVLRPTLVYGAGRDQTLARIAAMARRVGCFVLPRGATGRRQPVHVDDLATAALAVVDASATHGRAYALPGGETLAYREMIARTLVALDPPARLWEVPVPMFKVALSLARSAGMMRALTDDAVSRMRDDLVFDASPAERDFGYAPRSFIMDARAVGA from the coding sequence ATGCGCACGGCCCTCGTCTTCGGCGCCAGCGGGCAGATCGGCGAAGCGTTGCTGGCGCGCCTCGAAGGTGCGGCGTGGCAGGTGTTCGCGGTATCGCGGACACCCAGGGCGGCTTCGTCGAGTATCCGCTGGTTGACGGGTGAGTTCGCCGCCGTCGCCGGATTGCCGGCGGCGGTCGACGTGATCTTCAGCACGGGCCCGCTGGATGGATTCGCCCAATGGTATGCACGCGGCCTGGTCGCGGCGCCGCGCGTGATCGCGTTCGGATCCACCAGCCTGGATACCAAGCAGGCATCGGGCGATGCCTACGAACGTGACATCGTTGCGCGTCTGCAGGCCGCGGAGCGGCTCGTCTTCGACACGGCTGGAGCGAACGGCGCGGCAGCGACGGTGCTGCGTCCGACCCTGGTCTATGGCGCAGGCCGCGACCAGACGCTGGCGCGGATCGCGGCGATGGCGCGGCGCGTGGGATGCTTCGTGTTGCCGCGGGGCGCCACCGGGAGGCGCCAGCCCGTGCATGTCGACGACCTGGCGACGGCAGCGCTCGCAGTCGTGGATGCGTCCGCCACGCATGGGCGGGCGTATGCATTGCCGGGGGGCGAGACGCTGGCATATCGCGAGATGATCGCGCGCACGCTGGTGGCGCTGGATCCGCCGGCGAGACTGTGGGAAGTGCCGGTGCCGATGTTCAAGGTGGCGCTGTCGCTGGCGCGCAGTGCCGGCATGATGCGGGCGCTTACCGACGATGCGGTCTCGCGGATGCGCGATGACCTGGTGTTCGATGCTTCGCCGGCAGAGCGTGATTTCGGCTATGCGCCGCGCTCCTTCATCATGGACGCGCGTGCGGTGGGTGCGTAG